In Aquila chrysaetos chrysaetos unplaced genomic scaffold, bAquChr1.4, whole genome shotgun sequence, a single window of DNA contains:
- the LOC115338207 gene encoding LOW QUALITY PROTEIN: HLA class II histocompatibility antigen, DM beta chain-like (The sequence of the model RefSeq protein was modified relative to this genomic sequence to represent the inferred CDS: deleted 1 base in 1 codon), which produces MWVLGMLGLALSCRGAGTFLVHVASSCPLAANGSVLDFGLTLVFNKNPLVCYEPDARRFAPCDWGLLRPFATVLAAFLNNGTGWVQRAETRRRACRDLAPRFWSSTALRRTPPQIRIVSVPLPNTADAVLLTCHVWGFYPAEVTVLWLHNGDTVATGDNAKLLPNGDWTYQTQVTLTVTAKAGDTFTCSVQHPSLDRPLWEDWGPGLSPGLTVKVVAAAVIMTVGLVVFGAGAFSYCRQDPAPGPGPGSCPGPGPSPGPSPGSGSGLGPGSGPGSGPSLGSHPGSGPSPGSCPGPGPSPGSCPGSGSGLGPGSGPGSGPSLGPHPGSGPGPGPGPGPGPVPGPSSGPGPGPGSGPGPSPCPGPGPGHGPGPSHGPGPGCHPGSGPSPGPGPCPGPSMAMPDHTVTKL; this is translated from the exons atgtgggtgctggggatgctgggctTGGCGCTGAGCTGCCGGGGGGCAG GCACCTTCCTGGTGCACGTGGCCAGCTCCTGCCCGCTGGCCGCCAACGGCTCCGTGCTGGATTTTGGCCTCACCCTCGTCTTCAACAAGAACCCGCTGGTCTGTTACGAGCCCGACGCCCGGCGCTTCGCCCCCTGCGACTGGGGGCTGCTCCGTCCCTTCGCCACCGTCCTCGCCGCCTTCCTCAACAACGGCACCGGCTGGGTGCAGCGCGCCGAAACCCGGCGCCGGGCTTGCCGCGACCTGGCC CCCCGATTCTGGTCCTCCACGGCGCTGCGGCGGA cACCACCCCAAATCCGCATCGTCTCCGTCCCCCTCCCCAACACCGCCGACGCCGTCCTCCTCACCTGCCACGTCTGGGGCTTCTACCCCGCCGAGGTGACCGTCCTCTGGCTGCACAACGGGGACACGGTGGCCACCGGGGACAACGCCAAGCTCCTGCCCAACGGCGACTGGACCTACCAGACGCAGGTGACCCTGACGGTCACCGCCAAGGCTGGGGACACCTTCACGTGTTCGGTGCAGCACCCCAGCCTGGACCGGCCCCTCTGGGAGGACTGGG GTCCCGGCTTGTCCCCGGGGTTGACAGTGAaggtggtggcggcggcggtgATAATGACCGTGGGGTTGGTGGTCTTCGGCGCTGGCGCTTTCAGCTACTGCCGCCAGGATCCGG CgcctggtcctggtcctggtTCTtgtcctggtcctggtcctAGTCCTGGTCCTAGTCCTGGTTCTGGATCTGGTCTTGGTCCTGGTTCTGGTCCTGGATCTGGTCCCAGTCTTGGTTCCCATCCTGGATCTGGTCCCAGTCCTGGTTCTtgtcctggtcctggtcctAGTCCCGGTTCTTGTCCTGGTTCTGGATCTGGTCTTGGTCCTGGTTCTGGTCCTGGATCTGGTCCCAGTCTTGGTCCCCATCCTGGATCTGGTCCCggtcctggtcctggtcccggtcccggtcctGTTCCTGGTCCTAGTTctggtcctggtcctggtcccGGTTCTGGTCCTGGTCCCAGTCCCTGTCCCGGTCCTGGTCCTGGTCACGGTCCTGGTCCCAGTCACGGTCCTGGTCCTGGTTGCCATCCTGGATCCGGTCCCAGTCCCGGTCCTGGTCCCTGTCCCGGTCCCTCCATGGCCATGCCTGACCACACAGTGACCAAACTCTGA
- the LOC115338209 gene encoding class II histocompatibility antigen, M alpha chain isoform X1, whose product MGAAGGRRVLVTGLLWVALVTAVTDEPPAHMLAEVLFCQPAMPSLGLALTFDADQLFWFDFPRSSWTPRLPDLPSWPPGLEPPAELVRDATLCQDLRRSLTERVTGLLPESKGIPVADVFPMQPPALGEANTLVCMVGNIFPPAVEISWQLDGVPVTQGVTHTHYTPTADLAFVRFSYLLVTPAAGDIYACIVTHEGDNASVVTYWVPQNPDPTEELETALCGAAMALGILLALLGIAMILAARRNAHG is encoded by the exons atgggtgctgctggtgggagaaGGGTGCTGGTGACCGGGTTGCTGTGGGTGGCCTTGGTCACCGCCGTCACCGATG AGCCGCCGGCGCACATGCTGGCCGAGGTGCTCTTCTGCCAGCCGGCCATGCCCTCGCTGGGGCTGGCGCTCACCTTCGACGCCGACCAGCTCTTCTGGTTCGACTTCCCGCGCTCCAGCTGGACCCCGCGTCTGCCCGACCTCCCCTCGTGGCCCCCCGGCCTGGAGCCCCCCGCCGAGCTCGTCCGCGACGCCACGCTCTGCCAGGACCTGCGCCGCAGCCTCACCGAGCGGGTCACCGGCCTGCTGCCGGAGTCGAAGG GTATCCCGGTGGCCGACGTCTTCCCGATGCAACCGCCGGCGTTGGGTGAAGCCAACACGTTGGTGTGTATGGTGGGAAACATCTTCCCGCCGGCGGTGGAGATCAGTTGGCAGCTGGACGGGGTCCCCGTCACCCAAGGGGTCACCCACACCCACTACACCCCCACGGCTGACCTGGCCTTCGTCCGCTTCTCCTACCTGCTGGTGACGCCCGCCGCCGGTGACATCTACGCCTGCATCGTCACCCACGAAGGGGACAACGCCTCTGTCGTCACCTACTGGG tGCCCCAAAACCCCGACCCCACCGAGGAGCTGGAGACGGCACTGTGCGGCGCCGCCATGGCTCTGGGCATCCTCCTGGCGCTGCTCGGCATCGCCATGATCCTGGCGGCACGCCGGAACGCCCACG gtTGA
- the LOC115338209 gene encoding class II histocompatibility antigen, M alpha chain isoform X3: MLAEVLFCQPAMPSLGLALTFDADQLFWFDFPRSSWTPRLPDLPSWPPGLEPPAELVRDATLCQDLRRSLTERVTGLLPESKGIPVADVFPMQPPALGEANTLVCMVGNIFPPAVEISWQLDGVPVTQGVTHTHYTPTADLAFVRFSYLLVTPAAGDIYACIVTHEGDNASVVTYWVPQNPDPTEELETALCGAAMALGILLALLGIAMILAARRNAHG, translated from the exons ATGCTGGCCGAGGTGCTCTTCTGCCAGCCGGCCATGCCCTCGCTGGGGCTGGCGCTCACCTTCGACGCCGACCAGCTCTTCTGGTTCGACTTCCCGCGCTCCAGCTGGACCCCGCGTCTGCCCGACCTCCCCTCGTGGCCCCCCGGCCTGGAGCCCCCCGCCGAGCTCGTCCGCGACGCCACGCTCTGCCAGGACCTGCGCCGCAGCCTCACCGAGCGGGTCACCGGCCTGCTGCCGGAGTCGAAGG GTATCCCGGTGGCCGACGTCTTCCCGATGCAACCGCCGGCGTTGGGTGAAGCCAACACGTTGGTGTGTATGGTGGGAAACATCTTCCCGCCGGCGGTGGAGATCAGTTGGCAGCTGGACGGGGTCCCCGTCACCCAAGGGGTCACCCACACCCACTACACCCCCACGGCTGACCTGGCCTTCGTCCGCTTCTCCTACCTGCTGGTGACGCCCGCCGCCGGTGACATCTACGCCTGCATCGTCACCCACGAAGGGGACAACGCCTCTGTCGTCACCTACTGGG tGCCCCAAAACCCCGACCCCACCGAGGAGCTGGAGACGGCACTGTGCGGCGCCGCCATGGCTCTGGGCATCCTCCTGGCGCTGCTCGGCATCGCCATGATCCTGGCGGCACGCCGGAACGCCCACG gtTGA
- the LOC115338209 gene encoding class II histocompatibility antigen, M alpha chain isoform X2, with product MHAETGCMALHRVQHAEMGVQLGAGHAETGCMALHWLQHTQKWGCSWTPRLPDLPSWPPGLEPPAELVRDATLCQDLRRSLTERVTGLLPESKGIPVADVFPMQPPALGEANTLVCMVGNIFPPAVEISWQLDGVPVTQGVTHTHYTPTADLAFVRFSYLLVTPAAGDIYACIVTHEGDNASVVTYWVPQNPDPTEELETALCGAAMALGILLALLGIAMILAARRNAHG from the exons ATGCATGCAGAGACGGGGTGCATGGCGTTGCACAGGGTGCAGCACGCAGAAATGGGGGTGCAACTGGGTGCGGGGCATGCAGAGACGGGGTGCATGGCGTTGCACTGGCTGCAGCACACGCAGAAATGGGGGTGCAG CTGGACCCCGCGTCTGCCCGACCTCCCCTCGTGGCCCCCCGGCCTGGAGCCCCCCGCCGAGCTCGTCCGCGACGCCACGCTCTGCCAGGACCTGCGCCGCAGCCTCACCGAGCGGGTCACCGGCCTGCTGCCGGAGTCGAAGG GTATCCCGGTGGCCGACGTCTTCCCGATGCAACCGCCGGCGTTGGGTGAAGCCAACACGTTGGTGTGTATGGTGGGAAACATCTTCCCGCCGGCGGTGGAGATCAGTTGGCAGCTGGACGGGGTCCCCGTCACCCAAGGGGTCACCCACACCCACTACACCCCCACGGCTGACCTGGCCTTCGTCCGCTTCTCCTACCTGCTGGTGACGCCCGCCGCCGGTGACATCTACGCCTGCATCGTCACCCACGAAGGGGACAACGCCTCTGTCGTCACCTACTGGG tGCCCCAAAACCCCGACCCCACCGAGGAGCTGGAGACGGCACTGTGCGGCGCCGCCATGGCTCTGGGCATCCTCCTGGCGCTGCTCGGCATCGCCATGATCCTGGCGGCACGCCGGAACGCCCACG gtTGA